A section of the Triticum dicoccoides isolate Atlit2015 ecotype Zavitan chromosome 7A, WEW_v2.0, whole genome shotgun sequence genome encodes:
- the LOC119334254 gene encoding macrophage migration inhibitory factor homolog, with product MPQLSLSTNVPVDAVAAADILRDCSRALARIIGKPESYVTVSIDGSVPTSFAGSEEPAAYGEIMSIGGLGPGVNGKLSAALADILEAKLSVSASRFYVKFEDVQGYNVGFNGTTF from the exons ATGCCGCAGCTGAGCCTGAGCACCAACGTGCCGgtggacgccgtcgccgccgccgacatccTCCGGGACTGCTCCAGGGCGCTCGCCAGGATCATCGGCAAGCCAGAATCC TACGTGACGGTGTCGATCGACGGGTCGGTGCCGACGTCGTTCGCGGGGAGCGAGGAGCCCGCGGCGTACGGGGAGATCATGTCCATCGGGGGCCTCGGCCCCGGCGTCAACGGCAAGCTCAGCGCCGCCCTCGCCGACATCCTCGAGGCCAAGCTCTCCGTCAGCGCCAGCAGGTTCTACGTCAAGTTCGAAGATGTCCAG GGGTACAACGTGGGCTTCAACGGAACCACGTTCTAA
- the LOC119334253 gene encoding mitogen-activated protein kinase 4 — protein MLGRSLPLPPPPSPRALPIPIPCLPRPRTCSASPDPPPTLLLPPRPEKMAMMVDPPNGMGNHGKHYYTMWQTMFEIDTKYVPIKPIGRGAYGIVCSSINQETNEKVAIKKINNVFDNRVDALRTLRELKLLRHLRHENVIALKDIMMPIHRRSFKDVYLVSELMDTDLHQIVKSSQPLSNDHCQYFLFQLLRGLKYLHSAGILHRDLKPGNLLVNANCDLKICDFGLARTNNTKGQFMTEYVVTRWYRAPELLLCCDNYGTSIDVWSVGCIFAELLGRKPIFPGTECLNQLKLIVNVLGTMSEADLAFIDNPKARNYIKSLPYTPGIPLSSMYPQAHPLAIDLLQKMLVFDPSKRISVTQALEHPYMSPLYDPSANPPAQVPIDLDIDENIGTDMIREMLWQEMLQYHPEAARMVNM, from the exons ATGCTCGGTCGCTCCCTGCCtttgcctccgcctccgtctccgcgtgcgctccccatccccatcccctgcCTCCCCCGCCCCCGGACGTGCTCTGCTTCTCCAGATCCGccgccgacgctgctgctgccgccgcgtcCTGAG AAAATGGCGATGATGGTGGATCCACCGAACGGCATGGGAAACCACGGGAAGCACTACTACACCATGTGGCAGACCATGTTCGAGATCGACACCAAGTACGTGCCGATCAAGCCCATCGGAAGAGGAGCCTACGGGATAGTTTGCTCCTCGATCAACCAGGAGACCAACGAGAAGGTCGCCATCAAGAAGATAAACAACGTCTTTGACAACCGCGTGGATGCGCTGAGGACGCTGCGCGAGCTGAAGCTCCTTCGGCACCTGCGCCATGAGAATGTCATTGCCTTGAAGGATATAATGATGCCGATACATAGGAGGAGCTTCAAGGATGTCTACTTGGTCTCCGAGCTCATGGACACGGATCTGCATCAGATTGTCAAGTCGTCTCAGCCGCTGTCCAATGACCACTGTCAGTATTTCCTTTTTCAG CTGCTCCGAGGACTGAAGTACCTTCATTCAGCAGGGATACTCCATAGAGACCTGAAGCCTGGGAACCTTCTGGTCAATGCAAACTGTGACCTGAAGATCTGTGACTTTGGTCTGGCTCGCACAAATAACACTAAAGGTCAGTTTATGACTGAATACGTTGTCACCCGCTGGTACAGAGCTCCCGAGCTGCTGCTCTGCTGCGACAACTATGGCACCTCCATAGATGTCTGGTCTGTTGGCTGCATCTTTGCTGAGCTACTTGGCCGCAAGCCGATCTTTCCAGGAACCGAGTGCCTTAATCAGCTTAAGCTCATAGTCAATGTTCTTGGCACCATGAGCGAGGCTGACCTCGCGTTCATTGACAACCCGAAAGCGCGCAACTACATTAAATCCCTTCCATACACCCCAGGGATTCCCCTCAGTAGCATGTACCCGCAAGCGCACCCTCTTGCCATTGACCTGTTGCAGAAGATGCTTGTCTTTGACCCTTCCAAAAGGATCAGTGTCACCCAGGCTCTGGAGCACCCCTACATGTCCCCGCTGTATGATCCCAGCGCAAACCCTCCTGCGCAGGTGCCCATCGATCTCGACATAGATGAAAACATTGGCACAGATATGATCCGAGAAATGTTGTGGCAGGAGATGCTCCAGTACCACCCCGAGGCCGCCAGGATGGTGAATATGTGA
- the LOC119333718 gene encoding disease resistance protein RGA2-like produces the protein MDFAKEVVVQAALSEILGRIFSSLLDGLRRPTDGGARDAHRRRLERLLGSIGSMVEEAEGRHINNHQLLGHLKVLTEGMYRARFALEAADLDDAHDADATDDDGDHIVRRRSLALLSPFNRAKRSRITSLIWGAGAGAGDNDGGSMQRLAAASEELEGLTHDCTREFVLLVQGYPRKVHRAVRTTLYMDRCVFGRHVETERIVDFLLQQHGGYLSALAVVGAKKVGKTTVVKHACGDERVRGHFARVEWFETPEVVKAGGQPGQTAWESDGPEYLAGVRRIISEPREGRSLLVFDDAWPVDASAWRELASSTTTGAGDCKLIFTCRDADLARDMSTAAEPVVLGKAPMEEYWYYFKAFAFGGGADPRDHPRAAAVGREICERLDRTYLDARVLGGLLGANLGDAPFWRRMLAALARCERRPLHVGVLLELLPVNGRRLQSYGYCRSPPNVTVQDVLGGRASGGSDEDGSMTVHLCRETLYMDHWYSITFKKY, from the coding sequence ATGGACTTCGCCAAGGAAGTTGTCGTTCAGGCGGCGCTGTCCGAGATCCTTGGCCGCATCTTCTCCTCCCTGCTAGACGGCCTTCGCCGGCCGACCGACGGTGGCGCCAGGGACGCGCACCGCCGGCGGCTGGAGCGGTTGCTTGGCAGTATTGGCAGCATGGTCGAGGAGGCGGAAGGGCGGCACATCAACAACCACCAACTGCTCGGCCACCTCAAGGTCCTCACCGAGGGCATGTACCGCGCCCGCTTCGCCCTCGAGGCGGCCGACCTCGACGACGCCCATGACGCCGACGCCACGGACGACGACGGTGACCACATCGTCCGGcgccgctcgctcgcgctgctctcGCCGTTCAACAGGGCGAAGCGTTCCCGCATCACGAGCCTGATCTGGGGAGCTGGCGCTGGCGCCGGGGACAACGACGGTGGGTCGATGCAGAGGTTGGCGGCCGCCAGCGAAGAGCTGGAGGGCCTGACGCACGACTGCACGAGGGAGTTCGTGCTTCTCGTCCAGGGGTACCCGCGCAAAGTGCACCGGGCGGTGCGGACGACGCTGTACATGGACCGCTGCGTGTTCGGACGGCACGTCGAGACGGAGCGCATCGTCGACTTCCTCCTGCAGCAACATGGCGGATACCTGAGCGCGCTCGCCGTCGTCGGCGCCAAGAAGGTCGGGAAGACCACGGTTGTCAAGCACGCCTGTGGGGACGAGCGCGTGCGGGGCCACTTTGCGCGCGTCGAGTGGTTCGAGACGCCAGAAGTCGTGAAGGCGGGAGGCCAGCCGGGGCAGACCGCGTGGGAGAGCGACGGACCGGAGTATCTCGCCGGCGTGCGCCGCATCATCAGCGAGCCGCGGGAAGGCCGATCGCTCCTCGTGTTCGACGACGCCTGGCCGGTCGACGCGTCGGCCTGGCGCGAGCTCGCATCGTCGACCACCACGGGCGCGGGCGACTGCAAACTCATCTTCACGTGCCGCGACGCCGACCTCGCCCGGGACATGAGCACGGCGGCGGAGCCGGTGGTGCTGGGCAAGGCCCCGATGGAGGAGTACTGGTACTACTTCAAGGCGTTCGCGTTCGGCGGCGGTGCGGACCCCAGGGACCACCCTCGGGCCGCGGCGGTCGGCCGGGAGATCTGCGAGCGGCTCGACCGCACGTACCTCGACGCCAGGGTGCTGGGTGGGCTGCTCGGGGCCAACCTCGGCGACGCACCGTTCTGGCGCCGCATGCTGGCGGCCCTCGCGCGGTGCGAGCGGCGGCCGCTGCACGTCGGCGTCCTGCTCGAGCTCCTCCCCGTGAACGGCAGGAGGCTGCAGTCGTACGGCTACTGCCGGAGCCCGCCGAATGTCACCGTGCAGGACGTGCTCGGCGGGAGGGCCAGCGGCGGCTCCGATGAGGATGGCTCGATGACCGTCCATCTCTGCAGGGAGACGCTGTACATGGATCACTGGTACAGCATCACTTTCAAGAAGTACTAG